The stretch of DNA GCCGACGCCTGCTCCTCGCAAGTGCAGGGTATATATAAttccctccttccttccttcctcctaGACTGGCTAGATTTCTTGGATActgttcttgtgtgtgtgtgtgtgtgtgtgtgtgtgtgtgtgtgtgtgtaattgcTTTGCCGTTGGTTATGTCTTGCTTATGCAACTGGATCAAAGACAACTGATCTGTTGACTTGCTAAAAACAGGGGTACATGATGACTTGACATATTACGTATTAGATTAGATGGTTCAGTAGGAATAGAAAAGGCTATTGACTTATATAGCGCCTAAGTGCAGAATTCGAAAATTTACAAGGCGTAGAACAGTCCTTAGGATGGGTTAATCTGAAGATGTTCCCTTGCTGAAGTGGCCAGCCGGAAGGTAGAAGCACTGCTGTCCTGACTCCTGAAACTGAACCGAAGTAGTAACACCGTGACACACATGTAGGCCGAGACAGGTCAGATTCACCGTATGCATCACGCTGTAAAAACATTTTCCAACCTGCAGCGCGTAAAGCGCCTGTAACTGTCAAAGATAGTAACCGTGTGAGAGTCGACAGCCATGGCCGGAGCCAAAACTTCAAAAGGGCAATCCAGGCAGAATCTCCTCCCAGTAGCCCCTCCCTTTTGCCAATTCTTTTCTCCACCAGGAGGCAAAACAATGCTAGTATAACCACCACCATGTCGTTAGGTGCATAATGACCAGTAGATTACGCATGCTTTCCGCTGGAATTCCATGGCACCGCCAGGACGGAAAGCGTCTCCCTCGGTTAGGCGCACGTATTCGTCCACGGCCAATCGGCGCCTCATCACAGCAGCGTCGCTTTAGGCCAATCATGCCCCGCTAATCGCCGCTTATTAATCAACGCCGCTCCTTTCCGGCCCACGAATCGATCATATCACATTCACATGGCCCCGATCGACACCGATATAGATAGAATTGATGGCCGGTGAGTTAGTGGCCGATCGATCGATGGTGTACTTCGGCCGCCCGTGCCGTGACGTGCATCGATCGGTCCATCAATGGCCCCGTACGCGCCCCACCGCCAACCACCGCCGTATCTAGCGCGACACGGCGGGATGGCCGCCGAAATGCGTGGGCGGGCAGCGGGCGCGTGCGTGTCGCCGGCCAGGATGTATACCCACACACGCGCACGGAGGTGTCTGGTGTATGGACGGCGTCAGTTCTGCTTCAGCTTTTGTGGCTCGGCACGTACCCACGCCGGAAATGTTGGAGCGTGGAATGATTTCGCGGTACTACGTGTAGCCATATCTGGCTGGGGCTGTAGGTCCGTCCTGAACACTGGCTTAGCTTAGATTAGCTTGTCTGATTATCAGAGGGGTTGTTGCCCGTCCCCAATCATCCAATTAATGCAGTGGTGGTGCTCCGGGTGTACAGTCTTGGCGCTAGTTCTCCCTGAGAAAAATATCTCATCTTTGTAGGGTGTTCCTAATGGTCACCTTTCACCTTTTTGCCTGAATAATAAGAATATATGGTACTTATCCTGTACTGGCATGGCATGTTATGGTAGTAGTGTGTGCTTAAGGCACTAAAAGTCATGGAAGCCGTGTTGAACTGACTGGTGGCCCTTAATCATGGCATTGGCAACCACCCCAATCATCGATTGTATCATGGTGAGCACTGCTGTTAACTGtacctagctagctagctgccaaccAAAAGCGTACGTCTCACTTGCTTGCCGACGTGTGTTCATTCCTGTTGGACTTTTCAACGTGGCAAAAAACTCACATTTCATTTCAGTGTCTGCGAACAAGGATTCCAAAATACAGTAATAATTACAAAAATCTCACAAGTCACATGTTGCACTAGCCTCTCTGCTGCCTACTACCACTAACGCCATATCAGGCGCGATTTAATACGGTTATGGCCAGTTGATGCGCCCCGGAAGGCGATCATGAGAGCTGCCATTCTCGTGCGCGAAAACTTTACCTTCTCATCGACGCGATCGCCACTTGCATGCATACAATTACAACCACCCTGCATGTGCTGGTTTGGTTTGGGCCATACATATGTCAAGTGTGAACGATCCAAACTCGGAGGCCCGTCGGGAAGGGAAATGATGGACAGGAATAATCTGGTGTCAGGTTTCTTTACTCTGAAACCCGGACAGACACCTCCAAATCTGATGACATATGAGACATGCATGTGCCTTCACTGCAGTCACTGCCGCAGTGCCACTGGTGGGAGTACGTGGCACCTGCTCGGTCGGTTGCCATGTCGGGCGAGGCATCGATACGTTATCGCAGGACATCGATCACGCTCAGTCTCAGATCACAAGACTGCTAACGATACGATACGTACGACCTGCTGGTCGAGCTGCCTGCCCGGTGGTGCGGTAGGTCCAGTGGTTGCCGACGATGCACACTGGACGTACGAACGGTCTTGCGCTCTTGCTTGTCAGCAGGCAGCAGCAAACTAATCCGTATACTGTAACAACGGTGAATTCTGTCAGGGTTAATAAGTTGCGGTTACTTTGAATTTGAAGCACTGACTGTGTGTTGCTGGACAGCTGCAGATTTCGAGCACCTGAACAGCTCCGCCATGCACCTCCCGCTGCACCACTCGCGGGGCCCCTGCTCGCCGGTGTCGGCCCCGTCGGACCTCCCCTTCTCAGCGGTGCTCACCCACGACGACTCCCGCATCGCGTCCCTGGCCGCGCGCCTCGCCAAggcgccgtcgtcgtcgtcctcggcgCGCCCCACGGTCACGGTGGCCTCGCTCTACCGGGCGAACGACGAGGTCGACGGCGTCGCGGCCTCCCTGGCGTCCGTGCCGCTCACGCCGGGCACGTCGTACGGCGTGGGCAACTACGTGACCCGCATGGGCCTGGGCACCCCGGCCAAGCCGTACATCATGGTGGTGGACACGGGGTCCTCCCTCACCTGGCTCCAGTGCTCCCCCTGCCGGGTGTCGTGCCACCGCCAGTCCGGCCCGGTGTTCGACCCCAAGACGTCCAGCTCCTACGCCGCCGTCTCCTGCTCCACGCCGCAGTGCAACGACCTCTCCACCGCCACGCTCAACCCGGCGGCCtgctcctcctccgacgtctgcatCTACCAGGCCAGCTACGGCGACAGCTCCTTCTCCGTGGGCTACCTCAGCAAGGACACCGTCTCCTTCGGCTCCAACAGCGTGCCCAACTTCTACTACGGGTGCGGGCAGGACAACGAGGGCCTCTTCGGCCGCTCCGCCGGCCTCATGGGCCTGGCCCGCAACAAGCTCTCGCTGCTCTACCAGCTCGCGCCCACCCTCGGCTACTCCTTCTCCTActgcctcccctcctcctcctcctccggctaccTCTCCATCGGCTCCTACAACCCGGGCCAGTACTCCTACACGCCCATGGTCTCCAGCACGCTCGACGACTCgctctacttcatcaagctctCCGGAATGACCGTCGCCGGCAAGCCGCTGGCCATCTCCTCCTCCGAGTACTCCAGCCTGCCCACCATCATCGACTCCGGCACGGTCATCACGCGCCTGCCCACCACCGTCTACGACGCCCTCAGCAAGGCGGTGGCGGGGGCCATGAAGGGGACCAAGCGCGCCGACGCCTACTCCATCCTCGACACGTGCTTCGTGGGCCAGGCCTCGAGCCTGCGCGTCCCGGCGGTCAGCATGGCCTTCTCCGGCGGCGCGGCGCTCAAGCTGTCGGCGCAGAACCTGCTCATCGACGTGGACAGCTCCACGACGTGCCTCGCCTTCGCGCCCGCCAGGAGCGCCGCCATCATCGGCAACACCCAGCAGCAGACGTTCAGCGTCGTCTACGACGTCAAGAGCAACAGGATCGGCTTCGCCGCCGGCGGCTGCAGATAATTCCTTTGGAAGAAGGTGCACGCAAGCAGCGCATGCATGCGCGGAATGggtttaatttaatttaatttgcTGCATGCACGTTCACTTTCTCAACTCGTCAGTTCGACCGATGTTGACGACTACACACCACAAGGTAGATAAAAAGGAGGTACGTACTAGTAGTTGATTAAGTGGTGTACATGCATGCATGTTTAGTTATCACAGCTTCGTTGTGTTACATAAAAGGAGACACCGAGCACAAAACATATTACTGCTATTTATAGGATTGAAGCTATTTATATTGTTCAGACCAGATATTGAAAGTGGAAAAAGAAATGCATAACTTGAATGCACGTAGCCAGAATATGTGAAATACTTGTCTCATGTAAATTCTTTGGCAATTACTGGTCAAAATAATGTACCACTTCGTATAGCTAAGTTAAAGGGTGTGCCTTTGTTTCGAATATGGCCCTTAGAACTTCAAAAATTGCTCCTGTTTGAGAACATGTGATTTGTAAAATTGGAAACTGTACACTTTATTGATGTGATCTTTGCAGAATCAGAATTGATTTTATAACATTTCTGACACGATTTCAAGCTGTGCTGTTTGTGGTATGGAGTATTGGGTGTTTGTCATGTATGAGAAATATGTGGCATGAACATTCATGCCTATGATGCCGCTCCGATCACATTTTGTTGCACCACGCTTGAGATCATGATGAGATCATGGTGACAAAGATCGTTACATGTGTCACACACGCTAGTCCACTCCTTTAAGACCAGTCATTAGTCAATGGATCCCTATTTTGTACGGCTGCAATTTGTAATTCCATATTTCACAAGTGGATGTTGCAAGGAAAATAATACTACGTAATTGGCTATCATAACTAAATGAAGTTATTTATTTAACTAAAGTAAAGAACCATCGGTGACTGCTACAAGACGAAAGAACATTAGTGCTTGGATCGTTGCAGTATGTTCAATCATTGCAACAAAGAAAGTACAACTAGTCAGGTAGCAGTACATCCTTTTTCCATGCATTGCGAACCAAAAAATAATGAATCGGCTAAAATTTCCTAGATACGATCAAGTCATTCTTCTAACCAAAGCATTATATTTATTGACGGGTAATTTTATTTTTTAAATTAACTTTTTTACGGGTACTTCAAATTAACATTGTGGCACGTGTTCCACCAATTAAACATTGACTTCACGGAGTGGTTTTCATTTATTGGGGACATGCCGCCTCCCTTGGACTAGACTTCAATGTTGCACTATTCCCTCGCTATTGTTGCAGTCAAGGACAGAGACAATCCTAAAGTAAAGATGGTTGTTTCCCCAGGTCTATGAGTAACAATCAGTGTAATCTCCATTTAGAAATACATAAATCCATAAAGGTAAACTCTACTTCAACTAGCTTAACCTAGATGTTGTCTGCAATACTATTTTGCACAATGTTGCATATATAATGGCCAACACCATCCCGTGGCAACATTGCCGTACTATTAGTTTGTTTAGCAATATCTTTCCTATTTATAAAGATTAGAGTTGGTAGTGAGTTCATATGTGGGTCCAACAACCTTCACAATTCTTCTCCACACGGCAATCCAACCACCTTCCAAGAGACATAAACAAATGTGCACTACTAACATGTGGGGCCTAACACAATTAAAAAAAATGTGCACTACTAACATGTGGGGCCTAACACAATTAAACAAATGTGCTACTGCTAATGTGAGAACAACATTCTTGTAGAAGGCACAAGATAAGAAATGCAAAACCATGACTCCAACTCAAAATCATTATCTTGGTTTTAGTTTCTCTTTCCAACCAATTCTACAAGTTCTATATCATAGCATAAGAGAGAGAACAAACTGTAATTTCAACGCGGCAACAAACATTGCCCTCCTATGTTTCAAAATTGAAATGTTATCTCACTTTAGATGTTACGAAGAACCTACTATGGTCACTTCAAAAACTTCTCAACGCCTACTGCATCCCTCTTATCTGATTTCTTGCTCTCTTTTCAATCGTGAATCATGCAACAGACGCAGGAAACTAACATCATTTAACCATCTCATAAGCAGGTAGCCAAACCCCTTGTCTTTTTATGGCTCCGTAGCAATGCATTGGCATTGTGCTAATTTAATTCTTAAGAGTAGTTGTGGCAATTCATTTTCCACCCTCGTAATGGTGTACTTGACAAGGTACGGGTAATGTTGTAGGTAAGTTAGGGTAATCTAGCTTGTATAGTTTTTCTTCTCTTTTGGGCCATTTGTATTAATTATTAAAAAATCAATAAAAATACACAAAGAGAGTCATGTTGTTTCCCTAGAAAAAAGTTAGGGTAATTCCAACAAACGTATAAAAGAATGTACCAAGTCCTTCCAATGGCACTACTACCTTTCACCATGAATGCCTACACATGTAATCCCTCCATacaaaaatataagacgtttttgcagttcaattgtactaaaatataagacgtttttgcaatacAAATTGAACTACAAAAGCGTCCTATATTCTAGTATATAGATAGTACATCATATTATTGTACGTGtcagggggaaggggccgaggagtaGCGACAATGGCCATGTCGAGACTAATGGCTACCAAGGGCGAATAAGTGAGGCAAGCGGGAGTCTAAAATTTCAGTTGAGGAGGTAGCACCATAGGAGGGTGTGATTAAGATGACGACTATCGTGCCACAAAACTCGATGACACGGTGATTGGTATGCCTGAGGGCTCATAACACATATGGTATGGGGTGATGTGGGGTGAGAGAGCGAACAAAGATAGAAGAAGAGGGGTTTGAAACATGTAGGTAAATAATATCATGGTTAGAAAGTgaccaagatgaagaagaagaaaatactaGTCCCTCCGATTttatattacttgtcgctcaaaaggATGCATCTAGTGAGTATTAGttttagttagggcatctccaacagcaaCCTGCAAATTTCCTCTCACATCCGTCCGCGGACAGGAGGGATCAGTCCGCAGACATAGATGCGGGATGCCGCCATCCAACGCTATCCGCATACATCCAGCCTCCCTCTTTTTTTATAGTTCGGACGTTTAAATAGCCGCATACACAGAGTTCAGACGTTTAAATAGCCGCGTACATAGTACATATGTTCAAATAGCCACATGCAGcactagttcaaattttaaaaagtgCAAATTTTACATTCCAACATTTTTGTCCCCTTTACCCGCGCATTGATGCTCAATCAAAATTTCCTTCAGCTGCTCGTGAGCTGGTCGATGTCGAATTcgttgatgcatttgaataaattCTTCAAACGTGGCCAGATTCTATTCTGAAAGTTCGATGGGATCATCCGTGTTCTCAAATTCTAGATTTGCGACAGCATCCTCACCCTCATCCTTGACGATCATGTTGcgcatgatcacacaacatgtcatcacctctCACAAGGTCTCCGGATCCTATTGTCTAGCAGGTCCACAAACAACTGCAAAACGGGCCTGCAGAAttccaaatgccctctcaacatcCTTTCTAGTTGCCTTttgtctttgggcaaagtgagcCTTTTTCTGGTCAACAGGGTTAGAGATGGTGCCGACAAAGGTACCCCACGAAGGATAGATACTGTCAAACATATAGTAGTCCATGTTGTACTCATGTCATTTACAATATAGTGTCAAGGAGGAGTTTTTTCTTCAGCCAGCCTCGCAAACAACCGTGATCACTACAGCACATTGATGCCATTGTGAGGCCCGAACATGCCAAAGAAAGCGTGCCAAATCtaaagatcatgtgatgcaacttcttcaagaatgATGGTGGACTTCTTAACATGACCCTGATATTGCCCTTGTAGATCCTTCGGGCAGTTCATCCATTTCCAATGCATCCAGTCAAGAGATCCAAGCAAACCTGGCCACCCTCTTGCTTCTGAGATTGCCAAGAGCTTCTCAGTGTCTACCACAATTGGTTCTCTCAAGTACCGAGGTTCGAACACCTCGACCACGGCAATTGCAAACCTCACCATTGCATCTCTGCATGTGCTCTCAGACATCCGTAGGTAACCAGAGAAGCCAACCGTTCCCACGATGTCCTTCTTCAAGACGAAGTAGTCACAATAGGACCGAACGCCATGGTACAAACGATCGAAACAGTCTTGCGCATTCGAAAACACCGGCGAAAA from Triticum dicoccoides isolate Atlit2015 ecotype Zavitan chromosome 6A, WEW_v2.0, whole genome shotgun sequence encodes:
- the LOC119317683 gene encoding aspartyl protease family protein At5g10770-like isoform X1, yielding MAPAPLPLLVAAFSLLFAAATPIRDVADACSSQVQAADFEHLNSSAMHLPLHHSRGPCSPVSAPSDLPFSAVLTHDDSRIASLAARLAKAPSSSSSARPTVTVASLYRANDEVDGVAASLASVPLTPGTSYGVGNYVTRMGLGTPAKPYIMVVDTGSSLTWLQCSPCRVSCHRQSGPVFDPKTSSSYAAVSCSTPQCNDLSTATLNPAACSSSDVCIYQASYGDSSFSVGYLSKDTVSFGSNSVPNFYYGCGQDNEGLFGRSAGLMGLARNKLSLLYQLAPTLGYSFSYCLPSSSSSGYLSIGSYNPGQYSYTPMVSSTLDDSLYFIKLSGMTVAGKPLAISSSEYSSLPTIIDSGTVITRLPTTVYDALSKAVAGAMKGTKRADAYSILDTCFVGQASSLRVPAVSMAFSGGAALKLSAQNLLIDVDSSTTCLAFAPARSAAIIGNTQQQTFSVVYDVKSNRIGFAAGGCR
- the LOC119317683 gene encoding aspartyl protease family protein At5g10770-like isoform X2 produces the protein MAPAPLPLLVAAFSLLFAAATPIRDVADACSSQVQDFEHLNSSAMHLPLHHSRGPCSPVSAPSDLPFSAVLTHDDSRIASLAARLAKAPSSSSSARPTVTVASLYRANDEVDGVAASLASVPLTPGTSYGVGNYVTRMGLGTPAKPYIMVVDTGSSLTWLQCSPCRVSCHRQSGPVFDPKTSSSYAAVSCSTPQCNDLSTATLNPAACSSSDVCIYQASYGDSSFSVGYLSKDTVSFGSNSVPNFYYGCGQDNEGLFGRSAGLMGLARNKLSLLYQLAPTLGYSFSYCLPSSSSSGYLSIGSYNPGQYSYTPMVSSTLDDSLYFIKLSGMTVAGKPLAISSSEYSSLPTIIDSGTVITRLPTTVYDALSKAVAGAMKGTKRADAYSILDTCFVGQASSLRVPAVSMAFSGGAALKLSAQNLLIDVDSSTTCLAFAPARSAAIIGNTQQQTFSVVYDVKSNRIGFAAGGCR